The genomic interval CACCAGGGCTTTCTAAATTCTCTCGATTAAGCGCATTGACAATATCGCTGATCGTGACACCGCGACCCGCCATCGCTTGTGGGCGTAACTCGACATACATCACTTTTTCCAGCCCGCCAGACACATCGACTGAACTCACCCCATCGAGCAGTGAGAAGCGATCAGTCAATATACGCTCAACATAATCCGTCAGTTGCGTACGGTCGAGACCACTAGAGTGCACGTTAACGTAGACTAAAGGCTCACCACTGCCGTCGTTCTGAAAAATCTGTGGATCATCGGCTTGTTCAGGCAAAGCACTGCGCGCTCTGTCAACCGCGGCGCGAATATCACTCATCCCCGCTTGGAGATCGTAGCCAATCTCAAAGGTCACCGTAATGCGAGAGTTGTTGTTGCGAGAAGTCGACGTGATCTCATCAATGCCTCGTATGCCAGAGATTTGATCTTCAAGAACCGTTGTCACTTGTTGTTCCATAATCGTCGCCGATACGCCACTGTATTGCGTCATGATCGACACCACCGGATTATCAATATCCGGCATTTCTCGTACGGCTAATTTGGACAGCGACACCAAACCAAACACACACAACAAGGCGCTCAGTACAATCGCCAACACCGGGCGTTTGACAGCAATATCAGACAATATCATGGCGATTCTCCTAATTGCTCATAGTCAACGGGGTACTCTCGGGTATCACCTCGCTCTGTGAAGAGGTTACTGGCATGGCGACTCTGGGCATGACTTCAACCCCATCGCGTAAATTAATCGTTCCTTGAACCACCACCTGATCACCAACTTGCAACCCTTTCTCAACCACAATCCGATCTTCAATCGTATCGCCAATCCAAACCTGAGTCTTTTGCACAGTCTGTTCGTCCGTTAAACGGTACACATAACGCTCCGTGCCCGCGTATTGCAGGGCTTTTGGCTGAATCGATAAGGCAGTCACTGCAGGGAAATGGACCTCGGCATCCATTAACATACCGCTTTTAAGACGTCTTTCAGGGTTGTCAAACTGAACGCGAACCCGTACGTTCAGTGTTTCGGTATCGACTCGACTGTCAATCGCCACCACTTCACCTACAAAACGTTGTCCGGGCCAAGCTTGCGTCATCGCACTGACTGGCATACCAATCGCCAGCGACGACAAATAACGCTCAGGGACAGCAATATCGAGTTGCATCGACGACAAATCGTCGAGCGTTGCCACCGCACTGCCGGTATTGATCCACTGACCTAAACTAAAATCAATCAAGCCAAGTTGCCCATTAAAAGGGGCTTTTACCACTCGGTCCTCAACATCGACAAGAGCGGAGTCGTATTGAGCTTGAGCGATGGCGACCTGCGCTCTTTGCGTTTCTAATTCACTTTGGGTGATCGCATTGCGCTTTTGAAGTTTAACAAATTCATTCAAACGCCGTTTCTGATCGCCCAACGTCGCTTTGGCTTGTGCTAACAGGGCTTGCTGTTTGGAAGATTCAAGTAGGATAAGAGGCTGTCCTTTTTCAACCGACTGATTATTTTCAACTAAAATATCAATCACTCGCCCGGTTGCCACCGATGACACCACCACCGATTGCTTGGCCTGTAGATGACCTATCAAACCTAACGTCGGAGTCAATGGCCTCGACTCAACCGGTTCGACCACCACAGGTACAGCAGCAAATACGCGAAATACACAAAAAAAGAGACTCGTAAACAACAGGGCTTTCATATCCATATACCTGAATGATAAGTTTTAGCTATCATAACAAGCTTTTGTTATGTGTCTCACTTTAAGTTGCGTTTATTTACACTTATTTACCGCATCACATGCTTAATTAAACGACAGACTTAACAAGTTTTGTTCACCAGCGCCGAAAAAGGCAGCAGTTAACACAAAAACACCGGAAAAACACTTTACAGCCCAAAACAGTTTGTTATGATGCGCTCCGCACTTGAGCAATGCGTTGGGAAGGCATTGGATTAAGTATAAAAATTCCTGGAGGGGTTCCCGAGTGGCCAAAGGGAGCAGACTGTAAATCTGCCGGCACTGCCTTCGATGGTTCGAATCCGTCCCCCTCCACCATATTTCGCTTAACAATAGTTTTTATTGATAAGCATGCTTGCTTTTCGTGTTGGGAAAACCAAAAGTAAGGATAAAAACCCCTGGAGGGGTTCCCGAGTGGCCAAAGGGAGCAGACTGTAAATCTGCCGGCACTGCCTTCGATGGTTCGAATCCGTCCCCCTCCACCATATTTTGCTTAGCAATAGTCCTTTTTATTGATAAGCCGCTTGCTTTTCGTGTTGGGAAAACCAAAAGTAAGGATAAAAATCCCTGGAGGGGTTCCCGAGTGGCCAAAGGGAGCAGACTGTAAATCTGCCGGCACTGCCTTCGATGGTTCGAATCCGTCCCCCTCCACCATATTTTGCTTAGCAATAGTCCTTTTTATTGATAAGCCGCTTGCTTTTCGTGTTGGGAAAACCAAAAGCAAGGATAAAACCCCTGGAGGGGTTCCCGAGTGGCCAAAGGGAGCAGACTGTAAATCTGCCGGCACTGCCTTCGATGGTTCGAATCCGTCCCCCTCCACCATATTTTGCTTAGCAATAATCCTTTTTATTGATAAGCGCGCTTGCTTTTCGTGTTGAGAAAACCAAAAGCAAGGATAAAACCCCCGGAGGGGTTCCCGAGTGGCCAAAGGGAGCAGACTGTAAATCTGCCGGCACTGCCTTCGATGGTTCGAATCCGTCCCCCTCCACCATATAAAAAAACCAGCCATGTGCTGGTTTTTTTTCGTCTAAAGCGCCATAACCATGCTTACCAATCTAACTAAATAGCTGGTCACCTTCTCTGGTTAAAAACTCAATAACGCCATTAAGAAAATCACATGTAGAATAACGACGTAGATGCCTAACTTTGTACGCAAAAAGGTTGCCTGGTTCTCAAGGTTTGATCCTGCGCCATCATTGACCACAGGCTTAATCAGATTGGTATAACCCGATGGGTATCACCTTGACCCCCAACGCTCTCTAACCACAGCAGATCCAGTGCCCAGCACTATTTCCCCCACTCTAGTCGACCACGACACCCGCGGCTCTGAAATGAGAGATCGGGTTTACAACAGGAGCAAAAAAGCCTCGCGTATAAACCGCAAGGCTTTTGATCATAGACAATGGATGGTTTATTGTTACGCTTGAATACCGACAATCAACCACGGTGCGTTATCTTGGCTCAGGTCACGCTCTAAATGCCAAACGTCAGTTATGTCTTCCTCAACATTTTCAACCGCATCGCGATAACGTCCGCTAAACTGCAAACTGATTTGCGCCTTATTGGCATCGTGATCGGCACGAACAATTTCCGCATCGACGTACATAACGTCGGTGTGTTGCTCACCGCCGAGTTTCGCGCGTTCTTCTTTTAGCTCAGCGAATAAACTGGCCGATACGTATTCTTCAATCGTCTCTAATTGATTGTGGTTCCAAGCACCTTGAATGATGCGATAGTGTTCGCGTGCACCATTGACAAAAGCCGCATGATCAAAACCCGGAGTAAAGTTATGCGGAACATCCGTGGCAGCACCAAATCCCATTCCACCGGTTTGTGTTGCCTGTGGCTGTTCAAAGTTATGCTGCTCAAACTTAGGCGAATTCTGGCCACCAAAAGCCGGCTGTGCGCGGTGTTGCTGATTCATACTGCCTTGTTTCGCGCCAAGTAAACCGCGCATTAACTTAAAGATCAAAAAGGCCACCAGACCAATAATTAAGATATCCATAAACTGAATACCTTCAAACGCACCGCCAAAGAAAGCCGCCAAAAGCCCACCGGCTAAAAGACCGCCCAGCAAGCCTCCCATTAAGCCTTTTTTACTGCTGTTGGCTGCTGCGGTATTTTTGCCGTTTAACGTGCTGGTATTCTGCGTCGCCTGTTTTGGCGCCGGTGCAGTTTTAAACGATTTACCAAACGACTTACCGCCGCCAAACTTTTTCGCTTCGACCACAGGAGTGGTCGCCACTGATACCATCAGTAAAGCGACAAAAGCAAATAACTTCTTCATAACTGACCCATTCATTATTGGTTTAAGACAAGTTTATAATACCCTTAATGAATTGTTTTGAAAGTAGATACACGGCAATGCTTTGTATCAGAATATTGCGATTGATGATAAAAAGAGCAAAATGGGTCACCGGCCCACCGGTTGACGAATAAAGTGCAGTTAACCTATTATAATGAACAATGTTCAATATGAGAGTTTTTAATGGCAAGACGCAATGACCACACCCGAGAAGAATTGACAGAGCTCACCTTACAGACCTTAGATCAATTTTTAACCACTCATTCATACCGCGAATTGAGTTTACGCAAGCTCGCTTCGCTGATTGGGTATGTTCCGAGTACCTTGGTTAATGTGTTTGGCAGTTATAACTTACTCTTACTGCACGGCATTGCCCGCACTCTCGACAAATTATCGCAACTGGCCCTGACCGCCAGTCAACAACACAGTGATAACCCCAAACAAGCGTTACTGGCTATTGCTCATTGTTATCACGACTTTGCCAAAGCCCATCCCAACCACTGGCAGTTGATTTTTGAACACAGTATGCAAGGGGATGAATTACCCCAATGGCAAAGTCAGCGTATTGAGACTATGATGACGCTACTCGAGACCTTATTACACGCTTTATCGCCACAGCGCAGTGACCAAGAGGTTCTTGAAGCCAGTCGCGTACTGTGGTCTGGGGTACACGGCATTACTTTACTCAGTGTTGACGACAAGTTTTTCACCTCGAGCCCCGTCAATGGTGAGCACTTAATTGATAATCTCATCGAGCAATACCTGCAAAATTGGTCATTGTGATGAGTCGCTCTTTCTTATGCCAACAACACTTTTTACCCTATTTTACCACCCAGTTTCTCGGTGCCTTTAACGACAACGTCTTTAAGAATGTCCTGTTGTTGTTTGTGGCTTTTGCCCCTATCGATACCTTGCCAATCGATGCCGATGTCTTTATTAATCTAGCCGCTGGGTTGTTCATTTTGCCTTTTTTTCTCTTCTCAGCCACTGCCGGTACGCTGGCTGATCAATGGGATAAATCTCACTACATTCGCCTAATAAAATTGTTAGAGGTGTTGATCATGGCCTGTGGGGCCGTGGGCTTTCTCACCCATGATTATCGCATTTTGTTGTTTTTACTCTTTTTGATGGGCACCCAGTCGGCATTCTTTGGCCCAGTCAAGTACTCGATTTTGCCTCAGCACCTCGCGGAAAATCAACTCACCCGCGCCAATGCGTGGGTTGAAATGGGCACCTTTATCGCCATTTTAACCGGAACCATTGTCGCCGGTGTCATCGCCTCAAATCACAGCGCTTATATCATCGCCGCCACTACCGTATTTCTGTGCGCCTTGATGGGCTACGTGTGCAGTTACTTTATTCCCCCAGCGCCCAGTGTAGGAAAACTACGCCCATTTCGCTGGCAACCGATACGCGATACAAAACGGACGCTTAAAGATTTACACGCGTCAAAGTCTTTGCTTACTCCTGCGCTTTCTATCAGTTGGTTTTGGTTTTTAGGCGCCACCTACCTCACCCAGTTTCCCAATTACACCCAAGAGTATCTTCACGCTCCACAAGGTGCGGTTTCTTTTCTATTGGCGTTGTTTTCCATTGGTATTGCCACGGGCTCTATGCTGTGTGCACGTATTTGCCAACAGGCTATCGAGCCGGCACTCGCGCCACTTGGCATGTTACTGATGGGATTAAGCGGGATGTATTTTAGTCTTCAATCGGAATCGATTTCTCAAGTTTTGCCAGTATTTACGCAAACACTGACGTTTATGTTCACTGCCAAGCTCTGGGGGCTATTTACGGCGATTTTTGTCATGGGCGTCAGTGGCGGGCTATTTATTGTGCCGCTTTACACACAGCTGCAAACTCGTGCCAAAGCAGACCGCCGCTCTCAAGTCATTGCGGCTCTCAATATTTACAACGCCTTATTTATGGTCGCGAGCGCCATTGTGGGCATGCTATTTTTGGGGCTGTTTAACGGCACGATTACCGCTTTGTTTACTTTACTTGCAGCGGGTAACCTGTTGCTCGCCATTGCGCTTTGCTACCGTGAGCCGATCACTGTGCTCCGTTACTTAGTTCAACTGTTGCTCAAACTGTGTTATCGAATTCGCATTCAGCATCTTGATCGCCTGCCCAAACAAGGCAGCGCGCTGATCATTGCCAACCATGTCAGTTACCTAGACGCGCTCCTGATCACCACCCTCACCCCTCGCCGTATTCGCTTTGTCATGCAGCAAGAATACACCACGTTTGCCCCCATTCGGCGCGTATTGAAAAACGCCGGTGTGATCCCGATTTCAGCCCAGAAAAAAGGCAGTGTCCGTCAAGCGATGGCAGAGATTGAACAGGCTTTAAATAAGGGCGAATTAGTGTGCCTGTTCCCAGAGGGACGTCTGACGCCTGATGGCCATTTACAACCTTTCATGCGCGGGCTCGATAGTATTTTATCGCGCAGCCAGCCGCCTGTTTTACCTATTGCGATTAACGGCTTATGGGGCAGTTATTTTAGTCGCTACCGCGGCCGTGCGTGTCGCGGAGTACCCAAACCCACTCGCCCGCGTATAGAGATGACCCTTTGTGAGATGCAGTCTGCAACCGAGACACATCGCCATCAATTACACCATCTTTTATTACAACACTTAGCCGCGCCTGAAACGCCTTCTAAAGCAAGGTCCAATCAGGGCGATTCACTTTAAGCCAATTTTTTAAACGGTATCTCGGTATTTTCACCGGTGAAGACACCGCCCAAGATGGCATCAAGGCATAATGCTCTGGGCACTTAAATTTTTCGAGGTGCTGTTGCAGCCACGGCGTTAACTGTGCCAGATTAACCCTGCCCGAGTAGACCGCGACAGGCCGAGCGCCATAGCGTTCATCTGCCACGGCAAACACCATCACGCGATCAATGTCGGGATGATTGAGCAAGGTGCGCTCGATCTCTTCACAATGAATATTTTCACCACCAGACATAAAGGCATTATCACGCCGGCCAAGAACCTTGAGTTGCTGATTCTGCCAACACCCTAAATCACTGCTCTGCCACCATGAACCTGGGTCAGATAACGGGGTTAGCTGACCTTGATAATAATAGCCCATCGCAAGACTCGGGCTTTTTATTTCAATGATCTGCTCGTTTAAGCGTACCTCTCTTCGCCACAATGGTTGTCCTGACGTTCCCTCACTTGCCAAGCGCCCAAGTGTGACCGTCGACGCGCTTTCTGTCATCCCATAGCCAAGCCAAACGCAATCTTGTAAACCACGCTCCCTTAGTAAAGGTAACAAGGATTCTGGAATCGAACTACCGCCAAGTAGCACACAAGGCAAACTCTCAAGCAAACGAGGTGAAGACAACAAAGTCAATAATTGAGTCGCGACCATAGAAACATGACTACAACAAGGCAAGTACTGTTGCCAATCGCGGCCGAAGACCAAAGTCGCATTGGCCAGAAAACAGCGATGAATCAAAGCCAAGCCCGACACGTGATAAAAAGGTAAGCTGACCAACCAGCGGCTGGTTGAGTCAAATCGCAGAGCCTGATTGACGGCTTGAGCACATTCAAGGTGCTGTGCCAAACTGTGAGCAACCGCTTTTGGCTGCCCAGTACTGCCTGAGGTAAACACCAAACTGGCAATAACATTAAGATTAAAATGCCCCCCTCGCGTGCCGTGGTCGGCTTGACTACTCGTATCGTGATCCTGGATTTGGCAGGGTAACTCATCCTTTAGTCGCAAGAGGGGGCATTTAGGCAGCGCCATATCACCATCGGGGGACCAAAACCACCTTACCGCCCCAGAAGCAAACAGTTGCTCGGCTTTATCCGCCAATTGAGCATGAGTCTGAGGGGCAACAAACGCCGTCACTGCGCCGATAGACAACATCGCCAAATAAAACCACACCACTTGAGGCTGATGACGACAGACCACCATCACCACCTGATTGGCTCTTACGCCCTGAACGTTTAATTGTCTTTGATAATTTTGAACTTTCTTACCCACCTCTTCGCCACTGTAATAGATACCATCCACTTCCATTGCCGGATAAGTAAGGTACACTCGTTTACATGCTTGAGCCTCGCTTTTGGGGTGATAACGATTAGGCGCATTTTCTTGAATCAACGCAGAGGCTAGACAACCGTACTGGTCCATATCTTCTCCAATTTTTCTAAGGCCAACACGGGCTTCTCACACAAAGGCCAAGGTCGGATAACCTGATGATTGAACCTATCAAAGGTATCTAAGCCTGCAACTGCCGGTGCTTGCCATTGCTCGGATAACCGTGCAATTTGGTTAAGACCAAGGCTGGATTCCAAGCTAGAGCTTAGCATCCATTTTTGTTGATGCTGGTTAGCCACATCAACCCACTGTCGGCAGCGTTCCAGACTGCCGATCAAGGTGGGCTTTAGCACCAACGCGCTCACCCAGCGAGATTGTCGAGAGGGTTTTTGTCCATGTAAACTTTCATCCAACGCCAACGGCCAACCGGTTTGACGGGCAAACTGTATGCTGTCTGCTAAGC from Vibrio sp. HB236076 carries:
- a CDS encoding Tim44 domain-containing protein, encoding MKKLFAFVALLMVSVATTPVVEAKKFGGGKSFGKSFKTAPAPKQATQNTSTLNGKNTAAANSSKKGLMGGLLGGLLAGGLLAAFFGGAFEGIQFMDILIIGLVAFLIFKLMRGLLGAKQGSMNQQHRAQPAFGGQNSPKFEQHNFEQPQATQTGGMGFGAATDVPHNFTPGFDHAAFVNGAREHYRIIQGAWNHNQLETIEEYVSASLFAELKEERAKLGGEQHTDVMYVDAEIVRADHDANKAQISLQFSGRYRDAVENVEEDITDVWHLERDLSQDNAPWLIVGIQA
- a CDS encoding efflux RND transporter periplasmic adaptor subunit; its protein translation is MKALLFTSLFFCVFRVFAAVPVVVEPVESRPLTPTLGLIGHLQAKQSVVVSSVATGRVIDILVENNQSVEKGQPLILLESSKQQALLAQAKATLGDQKRRLNEFVKLQKRNAITQSELETQRAQVAIAQAQYDSALVDVEDRVVKAPFNGQLGLIDFSLGQWINTGSAVATLDDLSSMQLDIAVPERYLSSLAIGMPVSAMTQAWPGQRFVGEVVAIDSRVDTETLNVRVRVQFDNPERRLKSGMLMDAEVHFPAVTALSIQPKALQYAGTERYVYRLTDEQTVQKTQVWIGDTIEDRIVVEKGLQVGDQVVVQGTINLRDGVEVMPRVAMPVTSSQSEVIPESTPLTMSN
- a CDS encoding TetR/AcrR family transcriptional regulator, yielding MARRNDHTREELTELTLQTLDQFLTTHSYRELSLRKLASLIGYVPSTLVNVFGSYNLLLLHGIARTLDKLSQLALTASQQHSDNPKQALLAIAHCYHDFAKAHPNHWQLIFEHSMQGDELPQWQSQRIETMMTLLETLLHALSPQRSDQEVLEASRVLWSGVHGITLLSVDDKFFTSSPVNGEHLIDNLIEQYLQNWSL
- a CDS encoding AMP-binding protein, whose protein sequence is MDQYGCLASALIQENAPNRYHPKSEAQACKRVYLTYPAMEVDGIYYSGEEVGKKVQNYQRQLNVQGVRANQVVMVVCRHQPQVVWFYLAMLSIGAVTAFVAPQTHAQLADKAEQLFASGAVRWFWSPDGDMALPKCPLLRLKDELPCQIQDHDTSSQADHGTRGGHFNLNVIASLVFTSGSTGQPKAVAHSLAQHLECAQAVNQALRFDSTSRWLVSLPFYHVSGLALIHRCFLANATLVFGRDWQQYLPCCSHVSMVATQLLTLLSSPRLLESLPCVLLGGSSIPESLLPLLRERGLQDCVWLGYGMTESASTVTLGRLASEGTSGQPLWRREVRLNEQIIEIKSPSLAMGYYYQGQLTPLSDPGSWWQSSDLGCWQNQQLKVLGRRDNAFMSGGENIHCEEIERTLLNHPDIDRVMVFAVADERYGARPVAVYSGRVNLAQLTPWLQQHLEKFKCPEHYALMPSWAVSSPVKIPRYRLKNWLKVNRPDWTLL
- a CDS encoding MFS transporter; its protein translation is MSRSFLCQQHFLPYFTTQFLGAFNDNVFKNVLLLFVAFAPIDTLPIDADVFINLAAGLFILPFFLFSATAGTLADQWDKSHYIRLIKLLEVLIMACGAVGFLTHDYRILLFLLFLMGTQSAFFGPVKYSILPQHLAENQLTRANAWVEMGTFIAILTGTIVAGVIASNHSAYIIAATTVFLCALMGYVCSYFIPPAPSVGKLRPFRWQPIRDTKRTLKDLHASKSLLTPALSISWFWFLGATYLTQFPNYTQEYLHAPQGAVSFLLALFSIGIATGSMLCARICQQAIEPALAPLGMLLMGLSGMYFSLQSESISQVLPVFTQTLTFMFTAKLWGLFTAIFVMGVSGGLFIVPLYTQLQTRAKADRRSQVIAALNIYNALFMVASAIVGMLFLGLFNGTITALFTLLAAGNLLLAIALCYREPITVLRYLVQLLLKLCYRIRIQHLDRLPKQGSALIIANHVSYLDALLITTLTPRRIRFVMQQEYTTFAPIRRVLKNAGVIPISAQKKGSVRQAMAEIEQALNKGELVCLFPEGRLTPDGHLQPFMRGLDSILSRSQPPVLPIAINGLWGSYFSRYRGRACRGVPKPTRPRIEMTLCEMQSATETHRHQLHHLLLQHLAAPETPSKARSNQGDSL